The proteins below are encoded in one region of Desulfuromonadaceae bacterium:
- a CDS encoding Maf family protein gives MAENEQIVLASASPRRRELLTQVGVQFTVVPSTAPEEVLPDETPQAHVTRLSLAKAREVAARAEVAGRWFIGSDTVVVRDGVILGKPCDAADAAAMLRSLSGRSHRVWSGYAIIDRLSGQQEAYACVTVVTFKELTDAEIVGYIATGEPMDKAGAYAIQGRGMFMVRAIDGSYPNVVGLPVCEVVTRLEALGAHRMFGATETT, from the coding sequence ATGGCGGAGAATGAACAGATTGTCCTGGCGTCGGCTTCACCGCGGCGGCGTGAACTGCTGACTCAGGTCGGAGTGCAGTTCACCGTGGTACCGAGCACCGCCCCGGAAGAAGTCTTGCCGGACGAGACTCCGCAGGCCCATGTCACCCGCCTGAGCCTCGCCAAGGCCCGCGAGGTCGCCGCCCGCGCCGAGGTTGCCGGGCGCTGGTTCATCGGCAGCGACACCGTCGTGGTGCGCGACGGCGTAATCCTCGGCAAGCCGTGCGACGCCGCCGATGCGGCGGCAATGTTGCGTTCCCTCTCCGGCCGCAGTCACCGCGTCTGGTCCGGCTACGCCATCATCGACCGCCTCAGCGGACAGCAGGAGGCCTACGCCTGCGTCACCGTGGTCACCTTCAAGGAGTTGACCGACGCTGAAATCGTGGGGTATATTGCCACTGGTGAACCGATGGACAAGGCCGGAGCGTACGCCATCCAGGGACGCGGCATGTTCATGGTCCGCGCCATCGACGGCAGCTATCCGAATGTTGTCGGCCTGCCAGTCTGTGAAGTCGTCACGCGCCTCGAAGCACTCGGCGCGCACCGCATGTTCGGCGCAACAGAGACCACTTAA
- the trmFO gene encoding methylenetetrahydrofolate--tRNA-(uracil(54)-C(5))-methyltransferase (FADH(2)-oxidizing) TrmFO codes for MDITIIGGGLAGCEAAWQAAAEGLHVTLYEMKPLRYSPAHQREELAELVCSNSLRGAGMNNAVGCLKEELRRCHSLFIAAADATAVPAGGALAVDREAFATFITARITAHPRIKLIREELTAIPAAGTVIIASGPLTSPPLAAAIARFTGAEQLYFYDAIAPIIEVDSIDFSRAWRASRYAKGGDDYINCPLGKEEYLRFIDDLNGAEKVQPRDFEQAIHFEGCMPIEELAARGPLTLAFGPMKPVGLPDPRTGREPFAVIQLRQDNRHATLFNIVGFQTKLTYPEQRRIFRTIPGLRDARFARLGSMHRNTFINAPRTLDGRLRARTDPRIFFAGQITGVEGYVESAGSGFLAGIFAARTLKGMTVVPPPQTTALGALLTHLRSADADNFQPMNVNYGLFPPLTETRKLKRADRRLAQAERALADLAPWWAQLMEERRDGGE; via the coding sequence ATGGATATCACCATTATCGGCGGCGGTCTGGCCGGTTGCGAGGCCGCCTGGCAAGCAGCGGCGGAGGGGCTGCACGTCACCCTCTACGAAATGAAACCGCTGCGCTATTCACCGGCCCATCAGCGCGAAGAGCTGGCGGAACTGGTCTGCTCCAACAGCCTGCGCGGCGCGGGGATGAATAACGCCGTCGGCTGCCTGAAAGAAGAGCTGCGGCGTTGCCACAGTCTCTTCATTGCCGCCGCCGATGCCACGGCGGTCCCGGCGGGCGGGGCGCTGGCGGTTGATCGGGAAGCCTTCGCCACCTTCATCACCGCGCGGATTACCGCTCATCCACGAATCAAGCTGATCCGCGAAGAGCTCACCGCGATTCCCGCTGCCGGGACGGTCATTATCGCCAGCGGCCCTTTGACCTCCCCGCCCCTCGCCGCCGCCATCGCTCGCTTTACCGGAGCCGAGCAACTCTATTTTTATGACGCCATCGCGCCGATCATCGAAGTTGACTCGATCGATTTCTCCCGCGCCTGGCGCGCCTCCCGCTACGCCAAGGGGGGGGACGACTACATCAACTGCCCCCTTGGCAAGGAGGAGTACCTGCGTTTTATCGACGACCTCAACGGGGCAGAAAAAGTCCAGCCGCGCGACTTTGAACAGGCCATTCACTTTGAAGGGTGCATGCCGATCGAGGAGCTGGCGGCGCGCGGCCCGCTGACCCTCGCCTTCGGACCGATGAAGCCGGTCGGACTGCCCGATCCGCGTACCGGGCGGGAACCGTTCGCGGTGATTCAGCTGCGCCAGGACAACCGCCACGCCACCCTCTTCAATATCGTCGGCTTCCAGACCAAACTGACCTACCCGGAACAGCGGCGCATCTTCCGTACCATCCCCGGACTGCGCGATGCCCGCTTCGCGCGGCTCGGCAGCATGCACCGCAACACCTTTATCAACGCGCCGCGCACCCTTGACGGGCGGTTGCGCGCCAGGACCGATCCGCGCATCTTCTTTGCCGGTCAGATCACCGGTGTCGAAGGGTACGTCGAATCGGCCGGGAGCGGCTTTCTGGCCGGGATCTTTGCCGCCCGGACGCTCAAGGGGATGACCGTCGTCCCGCCGCCGCAGACCACCGCGCTCGGCGCGCTGCTGACCCATCTGCGCAGTGCCGACGCCGACAATTTTCAGCCGATGAACGTCAATTACGGCCTCTTCCCGCCGCTGACGGAAACCCGCAAACTTAAACGCGCCGACCGCCGCCTCGCCCAGGCGGAACGCGCCCTGGCCGATCTCGCCCCGTGGTGGGCACAGCTCATGGAGGAGCGCCGCGATGGCGGAGAATGA